The DNA window CTGGACTTGTTATTTTTGGACTCTACTATTAAAATGAATTGCAAGAGGAATGGTTTGTACCACCGGAACACCAGGATACAGCAGGAGAGTCTCGGTAATCGCAGCATGGAGATAGTGCATTTTGTCAATAGCACCTTGTTTCAGTCTTGCGGTGAATATTTCCATGCTGGTATCTTCTTGTGTCCACTCGACATATTCTCTGATTTCAAAGGCAACCTTATCCCGCACTACTGGGTTCTTGCAGAGCATGTAGAAGAACCATGTAAGGGTATTTCCTGTGGTGTCTTTACCAGCAATCAGGAAACTGAGGACTATGTCACGAAGGTAACGATCGTTCATCGTCTCAGGATCCTTCTCATTTTCCAGTATGAATCTTGACAGTATATCATCTCTGGCTTTCTGCATTTATCATAAAGATAGAATTGAACATATGTAATATTTTGAAATAGTTGTAACAAACTACTGTACAGTTTTGCTTACATGGCCACTTATGTTTTTCATGTTCTCTCTCTTTTGATGGATCAACTGGAACACAAAGTGGTCAATTATCTTTATGCTATTTTTCAGTTTAGCTTCAGACCCGATATTAAGATACCTTTTCAGCTTCCAGAACATATCAACATACCGATAGTAAACAAGAGAATTTGCCTCATCGAATGCCTTGCTGAATTCAATGCTGGATTCATCTGATCCAGATAGCGTGTTAAGCTCAAAACCGAACCCCACTTCGAAAATTGAATCCATAGTTGTTCtcatcagaaggtcatgaggaaaTGGTAGAAATTAAGAGAATTGCCAGCAAATGCACATCAAGTCAGTCAGCTTTTGGTACAAGTGTGCTACCTCAAACTTCAAACTCGGAGTCAATTAATTTTTATCTTTACTTGGCTCACTTAGAAATAAGGGTAATGCAGAACCTAATTCCGAAGTTCTCAAGAAACTATGTTTACCCCTCTTATTTGCGAAGAATAGCTAACTGAATTTTTGTTTAGCCGTTTAGGTCTAGGATTTGATATGCTTCTCTCTTTTGTAGCTTATTAAAGTAAATTTTACAGGCGTAGACTGAACTATTAAAGCCATAAATACGATATTAGCACTTAAAATATTATCCTATTTATATTGATGATAATCATGGAAGTACCTGCATGTTTATGGTAATTCTGTTAGCTGCAGCAGATGAGGTCTTCTCTGCCAGTTTTACAGCATTCATTCTGAAAACATTACTGTTGTAGTCGCGTAGCACATTAGTTGAGAACTCGTGGCTTGCTAGCTTCCTCTGGTGTCGCCACTTGTCCCCGTCTGTCACAAAAATCCCATTTCCAAAGAGATCCTTGACGTTTTCTGTGTTGAAGGCCCCATGTGAAAAAGGATCTGTCATTGTCAAATTGTATTCAGACTCAGTACTGTCTTCTACTTTTTGCAAATTGGCACAGGCATTGAGTTTACTCTCTAAATAGCACATATACGATTAGTCTGACTAGCATGAATCTGAATTCAAAGGTTGATAGCACATGACAATATGTTCTACAGACTACTCAAGTTTTGACTGTTGACCATCCTCTGTTTAAAATTTGCAGGATCCAGTTTAACATCTGACATGCAGACTGAACCATCTACCACCAATCCACCATATTATTGGTTAGCCAGAAAGAGAGGAGGAACAAATATGATAAGCAAGGAGAACTACCCTGCTGTATTTACTGAAGTTTGTCTTGAGGACATGCTCGATGACGGCAGGGTCGGCGGTTAAGATCTCACTGTGCCCAGGATAGACGAGCCTGATGGTAGGGTGCACGAGCGCATACTTGACATGCTCATCGAAGATCTTGTCAAAGTTGTTGAGCTGCCGGAACACGGTCCCGATGAGCGGCGGCCGGTCATGGGCTCTCTGGGTGAACTCTCTGATGCAGAAGACGACAAAGGATACAACAACGCCAATGATGTAGAGGGTGATCACCAGCAGGGCTATGGCGAGAGCTGAGACTACACATATGCCCGCGGATGCAGCGAGGGAGGAGAGCTGGGGGGCCAAACACCTAAGTGGAGTttataagattgaaaaggatagaCTCCTACATCTTATACGATCCTTAGATGTTAAAGCTGAATCTACAATTCTGCAGTCTGCTGAATTATCTTGTCAGCTTGATGCGGAGAAGAGGTTGAACGAACTTCTCCGTGAAGAAGAGCTGAAGTGGGCGCTCAGAGCAAAGGTTCGCAAAGTAATCCAAGGGgatgcgaacactcaattctttcatcttATTGCAAATGGCAAACATAGAAAGAAAAGAATTTTTCAGCTAGAGCAAGATGAAGGCACAATTGTGGGTCACGATAATCTGAAGATCTACATCACCGATtattataagcagttatttggaccgCCGGAGGATAGCGcggtgtccctcgatgagtccaggactgaggatATGCCTCAACTAACTGCTTCTGATAATGCTACCTTGATTGCACCGTTTACGGAAAAGGAAGTTTTCGATGCCATTACCCAGATGGAGAACAATAAGGCTCCTGGGCCGGAtgggtttccggcggagttttataaaaaatgttggcatattatcaaGGGGGATCTTTTACCCATGTTTCATGACCTTTTTGCTGGACGGCTTCATCTATTTCACCTGAATTTTGGAAC is part of the Triticum aestivum cultivar Chinese Spring unplaced genomic scaffold, IWGSC CS RefSeq v2.1 scaffold267459, whole genome shotgun sequence genome and encodes:
- the LOC123176512 gene encoding cytochrome P450 704C1-like, with the translated sequence CLAPQLSSLAASAGICVVSALAIALLVITLYIIGVVVSFVVFCIREFTQRAHDRPPLIGTVFRQLNNFDKIFDEHVKYALVHPTIRLVYPGHSEILTADPAVIEHVLKTNFNPFSHGAFNTENVKDLFGNGIFVTDGDKWRHQRKLASHEFSTNVLRDYNSNVFRMNAVKLAEKTSSAAANRITINMQDLLMRTTMDSIFEVGFGFELNTLSGSDESSIEFSKAFDEANSLVYYRYVDMFWKLKRYLNIGSEAKLKNSIKIIDHFVFQLIHQKRENMKNISGHKARDDILSRFILENEKDPETMNDRYLRDIVLSFLIAGKDTTGNTLTWFFYMLCKNPVVRDKVAFEIREYVEWTQEDTSMEIFTARLKQGAIDKMHYLHAAITETLLLYPGVPVDGKMADEDDVLPNGQRVIKGDGMNYMIYAMGRMKYLWGEDAEELRPERWLVNGVFQQESPYKFIAFNAGPRICLGREFAYRQMKIVAATLIQFFRFRLKDESKGPIYKTMFTLHMDKGLHVLVYPREIQA